tgtctgtttaaaaaaaataatagcattAGGAGGTCTGGAAAGGCATCAGTGTATTAGTGGGGGAGAGGCTCTGGATTCACTCTTcagtggggaaaggggagagaagaggacaaaagaagaggtgggggaaaaaaatcagtaaacaGGTAAGGATGATATTCACTGCAACTACACACTTTTGAAAAGcaatctttaagaaaaaacacaggcggggctggggatttagctcagtggtagagcgcttacctaggaagcgcaaggccctgggttcggtccccagctccgaaaaaaagaaccaaaaaaaaaaaaaaaaaagaaaagacacaggcCAGGCATGTCACAGGTGCCTcatgccttgaatcccagaacccaggaggcagaggcaggtagattatctgtcagttcaaggtcaacctggccTTCATTATGAATGCACCCTGATGGTGCCTGCAGGAATTGTGACTGGATCTTCTGAAacaaggacagccaggactatgtcagagagaccctgcctcaaaagagaaaggaaggagggagggagaggagggggtaagggaaaaagaaagaaatgaaagagagaggcaggggctgggggagggagaaacacagcccccccccccaaaaaaaatcgaAAACTTGAGCAGCCACTTCTCAAACTGGAAACAGAATAATAAGCAGGTGTTCCTTGTCACTGGTCACCAGAAAAATGCAAACTATGCCACAGTGCAAAGCCTCCGTCCCTGCACAAGAATGGATACTATGAACAGAATGGAGAAATCACATATGGTGACAACGTAAGAAACATCAGATGTGAGACCTTTCATCAAGTACTATAAGATGTGTTTCTAGGACAAGGAATTAAGATCTTTCTAGTTCCCCCACCTATAAGACATTTATGCTAATGTTTTAGTTTTCCCCACCCATTAAAACTTTTATTTCCACACAGGTCCACTGCTCTATTCCGGAAACTTGATGGCTAGGAGCAGcgaccccttcccccttcctttcctgtgCACcagtttctatttgtttgtttgctagtttgtttttcttttgtaagtaAGAGTGTAAGGCCGCCAACCTCGGGAAAAAGACACAGCCACCTCTAGAGTTAGCAGAAAAAACAAAGGTGCTTTTTCTGAGCACACCCTCTTGCTCCAGGGTTTTGCCTTGTCCAAACCCTTTATGAGGAGGAGCAGTCTCTTCCTTTGAAACCTGGAACATATTTCTAAGAATGAAGAGGAATCTTTTGATTTGGAATTTGCATGGGAATATTTATAACATTGAAAACTATTGTATTCTCCAGTCCAGGTGAGTACATACATCAATATTCAACAACATTCAGCCACGCTCTCCATACTATTCCAAACTGGAAATACCACAAAGGGCCATGAACAGCAGAGTTTCCCACTGAATTGATAAAAGATTTAGAAAGCGGAATATCAAATGACATTACAGCTCGTTTCAAGATGGCTGAAACTCACATAGAGTGAGtgaaaaaatacacaaaacaaatgtaGACTGTGATTTTATATATGAAACCTGCTAGGTAGGACTCCAGAGGGTAAGGAAAGAACAGACTACCTGTGATGGCATTGACGTTCTGGTTTATTAATCTAGTTACATGGGGCTGTTCAGATgtggaaaaactaaaaggctAAAACTGAGTCTAAATAGATGGTTCAGAGTATAGGGTATATAGATGTTTGCTGACAAACAGAGGagttgagttcaatccctgaggcATGCAGGTTGGAAGAAAAGATTTCTAGAAGTTCCCTGACCTGTACCTGCACCATGGCACACACATGTTGGTACGCACGTGtatgcacacactacacacacaaacacccacccccacacacaaaaccatacagacatacaggcatACAGACATTACATACAGAgagaataagttaaaaaataaattaaaattgaagcataaacacatacaagcacacacacacacacacacacacacacaccatacagacaGATAGGCattacaaacacacagagagaataaattaaaaaataagttaaaattgaaacacacacacacaccatgcagacagatagacattacacacacacacaaagtaaattaaaaaaaataatttaaaattgaaacacacaccatacagacagacacacaacacatcatacagacacacagcacactaaatacagacagacagacagacacacattacatacacacagagaataagttaataaaataagttaaaattgaaacacacacaccatacagacacacagcacactaaatacagaaagacagacacatattgcatacacacagagaataatttaaaataagataaaattgaaatacacacacaccatacagaaGGACAGACTCACATTGCATACACACGGAGGgagaataagttttaaaaaaataagttaaaattgaaacaaataCAAGACGCCGGAAGCAATGAGTCTCACACCTTTTAAACCGAGAAGTCCTCAGTGAGCTCCTCTCGCCCTGCCCTCTCTCCCAAACTTGCCCGCAGGCTGGCCTGTGAACCGGAAGTCTCACTGGCTGGGACAGCAGGCTTCTGGAAGCGCCCTTAGCCCCGCCCCTTCCGCCCATAGGCCTTCCCGCCACCCGTCAGTCTCCGCGCGGCCTGGCCTGCTGAAGTCCATTGCCGAGGCAACGACGCGGTGTGGGCCCTTCGGCCCTGCCAGCCAGGATGAACATCCGCAATGCCCGACCCGAGGACCTGATGAACATGCAGCACTGCAACCTGCTCTGCCTGCCCGAGAACTACCAGATGAAGTACTACTTCTACCATGGCCTGTCGTGGCCCCAGCTCTCCTACATCGCCGAGGACGAGGACGGCAAGATAGTGGGCTACGTCCTGGCCAAGATGGAGGAGGACCCCGATGATGTCCCCCACGGACACATCACCTCGCTGGCCGTGAAGCGCTCGCACCGGCGCCTCGGCCTGGCCCAGAAGCTGATGGACCAGGCCTCACGGGCGATGATCGAGAACTTCAGCGCCAAGTACGTGTCCCTGCACGTCAGGAAGAGCAACAGGGCGGCCCTGCACCTGTATTCTAACACCCTCAACTTCCAGGTTAGTGAGGTGGAACCCAAGTACTATGCCGATGGGGAAGATGCTTACGCCATGAAGCGGGATCTCGCTCAGATGGCTGATGAGCTGAGGAGGCAGCTGGTGCTGAAGAAGAGCAGATACGTGGTTCTGGGCTCTGAGGAGAACCAGGAAGCCCAGGACAGCACACTTCCGGATGCCGAGGAGGCCTGTCAGCCCGAGAACCCAGCAGGCAAAGGCAGTGAGGCCTGTCAGCCCGAGAACCCAGCAGGCAAAGGCAGTGAGGCCTGTCAGCCCGAGAACCCCGCAGGCAAAGACACTGGCAGCCACAGCACTGATGTCCAGGACAGCTCAGAGTACTTGGATTCCACCTCCTAGAGCATTGCCTGAGGTATTCTCTTCCTTGGCCGGGCCCCTCTGTATCCCCTTTGCGTCATAACTTGGCCAGCCCAGTCCCATCTTGTCCTACCCTTTTGTACTTCTGCTAGGTTTCTTCCTGCATGCAGTGAAGATATTCACGGTGTTACCTTTGCCATATTCTTGCTAAAAGAAAGATTTCTTTTTGAAATCCAAcaagtgtttttttgtttgtttgtttgttttgtttttcatagaaAACAGAATGTGTTCAACGATATACTATGCAGCCAGATAAAGCCAGAATGAGAATGAAGGAAATTTGACAAAAGAATGTTCTGGCCTCTTCAGAGAAGTAGCAGCATTTTAAAGAGGGAGGGCATGCTCAGCtgtgggtgtagctcagtggtagtagTCCTGCTTAGCACGCAGAAAGCCATGGATTTGGttcccatcaccaccatcaccaccatcaccaccaaaacaaaacaaacacaagaatTTTCTATTAAACTAAAGAGaatagcaaccaaccaaccattggGGACACTGTTGTAATCTTCATTCAGGCAAACCAAGAAGAAGGTTTCTAGGCACTCAGGCGAAATTTGAACGTGAAATCTTTTCTATTAAGTGTGCTAAATGTGAAATGAAGTAATTatcttacaaaaatatttttttttactcagaTTAACTAATGTGATGCctagaatttgttttaaaatacacCAGCAAAATTAAAGGGACAGAAAACCAGTTCTGGTCAGGAGTTCAAATAAGATAAATGCCTAAAAAAGGAAGGGGCATGGTGGGGTGCTGGGGAGCAATAATCTAGCCTGATaatggccctgggtttgatcttaaGAACTGCAGAAAAGGTCTAAAAATAAGAATGGCAGCAACTGTCGAAGGCGAGAAATGTCTCCTTGTGGGTTCCTTATGCTGTCTTTTCACTCTGGGATTTGTGAACATTTACACAAAAACTTAGAGCAAAGTATTATACTTGCTAAAAAACACTCTAAGAAGCCACTAATGCACACATAGTAGcatatgtctataatcccagttctCATGAGCTACAAAGATGTTGAGTTTGCAACCGTCCTGAGCTAGTGAGATCATATTTTTGTCTATTCATATACcgttaaggaaaagaaaagcagagctgGCATGGACTAACGGCACCTGCAGCCAAGCTTGATAGATTAAatttcaatccctgggacccatgtggtagaagagaaccaactcccaaaagttgtcttctgacctctacacttgtgcctgtaaatacacacaaataataaaaaacgCACACCaagcacatttttaaaagctACTATCTTAGGAACAGGCTTAGTTGTACTAATAAAATACCACAGTAgttcttccagaaaaaaaatcatgtcacaTAATTCAAGGGTCCATGTGCGAACAGCAGTTTTAAAGTTTCAGTGGGATTCATCTGATCCAGGATCAAGGAAGAATGTAAAGGGGGAAACtaaaattgaacaaaacagaTATGTCATCAGATTTCTACCTTATAGAAGGTCTTATAACCTTCCTAGACAGTGGTAGACATTCACTTGCCTAAtgtgcacaaggtcctgggttccatactCAGCACtgggtttaaaaaaataagggagaagaaagaaaacatctaacacaaaaaaatgttttaatcactgaggaatttatttaatttaaataaacagaattttttttaacattacatcttttaaaaatctctctgGAAGGATATAGGAGCTACTGATCACCTCTGGTGTCTCTTCAGCATTGTTAGTTGAGAACAGGGCTGATGAAAGTCTTCTAAATTGCTACGTAAGAAGTAAATTCAGAAGCCCTTCGAACCTGAGAGATAAAGTCAATGGAAGCATCTGCTCATCCATCAGATAAAAGACCAGAAAGGACTGATTCTTGCATGGTGGTTACGACGTTTGTGTAGGTGGCATAATTACATCTTACTTTCCtacgttttttttttcctagtttcaGTTCACCTTCCTTCCAGGTGGAAATCTCCTGAGATGATTTCCCATCCTTCTAGAccaactggccttgaattctataGGAttcacctgcttttgcctcctgactTCTGAGACAGTCCTGTGACCTCATCTAATGCTTCCTCCTTGTTCTTCATTTTTTCGTCATCTCCAACCAGAGAGCACTGTGGACCTTGTTGGTCACATTAGTAGTTACAGTGTAGTGCTCAGCTTAAGTAAACCGGTTGTTACAGAGCCCCTGACTTAGTGGCTTACAAATTAAAGTCTTTCATCATAGAGCAGTGTGGGTCTGCAGGCTGAGGAAGACTAGGTGGAGAGAAAAAAGACTTTGCTCTGTAAAAAGATCCATCTAGAACATGTCTGGGCAGTGCCTTTGCTAATCTGGGAAAGCCTAAGCCAAGGACCTCTACCTGAGGAAGTGGTGGGTGGGGTGTTCCAGAAGGCACCACAGTCATATGGATTATAAGGAAAAATCATTGAAATAGGGTTGTCAAGGTTTTTAATATCTGTAACAATAACACATGTGCCTCAGTAGCTAAGAAACGAAAGTCTAGCAGTATGAGTATTTATTAGTTCTCTCCGAGCAGATTTTAGAAGAGTATAAATTGCATTTGAGATGCCTGCCATGGCCACACTGTGGTATGAACTTACGATTTTATTGTGACAGAGCGCTAAGTATAGCAAGTACCACGAGCCATACATTCACAATCGAAACAGATGCAAACTTTCAGTCCCTGCTTCCTACTCCCGTTCTCTAGAATAATGTCTCCATCTGTTCATGCACGTTTAGGTAGCAGGGAAGAGAGTAAATACAGAACTTCTTATAGGCTTTAAAATCAGGACCAATTTACAGTTAATGGCAAGAGAGATAAAGAAGTGTAGTTGAGCTTGTcccaggaaggaaagggaggtaTTCTGGCAAACAGCGCCATTTCTTCCACAGTAGGAAACCTTTTAGTTATGGCATGGGTGTGAGAAGCTGCTTCATGCCCAGCTAGGAGCAGAGGATCCCTATTCCTCCCCTTTAAGACATGCCCCAGGGAATTCTGGGGATCCACTGAGGGTTTTTACATAAACATGTAGCATGTTTGTACTGCTTTTGCACACATTTGGGCAAGTTAGCAATGAGATTCTG
This is a stretch of genomic DNA from Rattus norvegicus strain BN/NHsdMcwi chromosome 14, GRCr8, whole genome shotgun sequence. It encodes these proteins:
- the Naa11 gene encoding N-alpha-acetyltransferase 11 — protein: MNIRNARPEDLMNMQHCNLLCLPENYQMKYYFYHGLSWPQLSYIAEDEDGKIVGYVLAKMEEDPDDVPHGHITSLAVKRSHRRLGLAQKLMDQASRAMIENFSAKYVSLHVRKSNRAALHLYSNTLNFQVSEVEPKYYADGEDAYAMKRDLAQMADELRRQLVLKKSRYVVLGSEENQEAQDSTLPDAEEACQPENPAGKGSEACQPENPAGKGSEACQPENPAGKDTGSHSTDVQDSSEYLDSTS